A genomic segment from Octopus sinensis linkage group LG4, ASM634580v1, whole genome shotgun sequence encodes:
- the LOC115210832 gene encoding general transcription factor II-I repeat domain-containing protein 2A-like, with the protein MAHLTIVARYCDNVRIYEELCCLIPFTNMATGQDVLTAFVNLLENQVIDIIKLFCITSDGARAMVGKEKGFVNLLENHIGCSVMSFNCFIHQKNLVAKISSQSLSSVMETVVKIVNLIVSRSSLTHRQSKSLLQELDSEYADLILHSNVRWLSRGNVLNRFVSCLEEIKIFLEEKRFSELDNEDGYLN; encoded by the coding sequence ATGGCGCACCTAACAATCGTTGCAAGATACTGCGACAATGTTCGTATTTATGAAGAACTGTGTTGTTTGATTCCATTTACCAATATGGCTACAGGACAGGACGTTCTGACTGCATTTGTAAATTTATTGGAAAATCAAGTcattgatataattaaattattttgtattaCTTCTGATGGTGCACGTGCAATGGTTGGAAAGGAAAAAGGATTTGTTAATCTTCTTGAAAATCATATTGGATGCAGTGTAATGAGTTTTAATTGTTTTATACATCAAAAAAATTTAGTTGCGAAAATTTCGTCTCAAAGCTTGAGTTCTGTGATGGAGACTGTTGTTAAAATAGTTAACCTCATAGTTTCTCGCTCTTCACTGACTCACAGACAATCTAAGTCCCTTCTGCAAGAATTGGACAGCGAATATGCAGACCTCATACTACACAGTAATGTTCGTTGGCTTAGTCGGGGTAATGTTTTGAACAGATTTGTATCATGCTTagaagaaatcaaaatatttcttgaagAGAAACGGTTCTCAGAATTGGACAATGAAGACGgttatttaaattga